Genomic segment of Candidatus Methylomirabilota bacterium:
CGGCGTTGTGCTCGCCCAGGAGCGGCGCACGCCGCAGCTCCGTGGGCGAGGCGGACAGGCGCACGGGATTGCCGGGCATGGGGAACTTGCCGCGCGTGGGGTGCTCGAGCTCCACGATCATCCCGCGCCCCCGCATGTGCTCGTCGGCGAGGACCTCCGCCGAATCGAGTACGGCGCCCGCGGGCACGCCCGCCCCCGCCAGGATCTTCATGGCCTCGTGCTTCGTGTGCTTTTCCGTCCACGCCTCGATCATCGCGTCGATCTCGTCCACGAACTGCACGCGGTCACGCCGATCGGCATAGCGCGGATCGTCGGCGAGTTCCGGCCGCCCGCAGATCTCCACCAGGGTCTTCCACATCTCCGCGGTGGCGCAGTGGACGAAGACGTAGTCGTTGGGCCCGAACGGGCGGCAACGGTAGATGTTCGACGGCGCCGCGGCGGCGGAGCGATTGCCCTGCCGGGGCGCCGGCCTGCCGCTCTGGTAGGTCTCGCGCAGGTGGATGCGTAGGAGGTTGACCACCGAATCCTGCTGCGCGACTTCGAGGCGCTGGCCGAGGCCTGTCGTGTGTCGCTGGACGATGGCGGCGAGGATCCCGATCGCCGTGTGGAGCCCGGCCCCGGTGTCGGCGAGCCCG
This window contains:
- a CDS encoding CoA transferase; the protein is MPKALDGIRVLDLTQYEAGPSATQMLGWLGAEVIKIEPPTGEPGRNALSDKRGEDAWFFLLLNSNKKGVTLNLKSEKGRALFLEMAKSADVVVENLGPGALERLGLGWEPLSRLNPRLIVASVKGFGSTGPYAEYKSFEWIAQAMAGAMSMTGHPDGPPTKAIGGLADTGAGLHTAIGILAAIVQRHTTGLGQRLEVAQQDSVVNLLRIHLRETYQSGRPAPRQGNRSAAAAPSNIYRCRPFGPNDYVFVHCATAEMWKTLVEICGRPELADDPRYADRRDRVQFVDEIDAMIEAWTEKHTKHEAMKILAGAGVPAGAVLDSAEVLADEHMRGRGMIVELEHPTRGKFPMPGNPVRLSASPTELRRAPLLGEHNAEVYGKLAGLSESDLAELKRDRVI